One window of Pyxicephalus adspersus chromosome 4, UCB_Pads_2.0, whole genome shotgun sequence genomic DNA carries:
- the COX7A2L gene encoding cytochrome c oxidase subunit 7A2-like, mitochondrial isoform X2 — MKPGVLAGAELGIMYYKFSGFTQKLVGTAPTEAYSPQGLRPFIPPEASAPIFATPTKLPGDSASDNMFKNRVPELQKLFQKPDGIPVHLKRGYTDRLLYRTTMALTVGGTIYCLIALYMAANPRKNK, encoded by the exons ATGAAGCCCGGCGTCCTAGCGGGGGCTGAGCTCGGTATCATGTATTACAAGTTCAGCGGCTTCACTCAGAAGTTGGTCGGCACGGCGCCGACGGAGGCATACAGCCCTCAG GGGTTACGACCATTTATTCCCCCTGAGGCTTCAGCACCCATTTTTGCAACACCAACAAAACTTCCAGGTGATTCAGCTTCTGATAACATGTTCAAGAACAGAGTGCCAGAGCTACAGAAACTTTTCCAG AAACCTGATGGCATACCTGTCCACCTGAAGCGAGGATATACAGATAGACTTCTGTACCGAACCACTATGGCATTAACAGTTGGAGGGACCATTTATTGTCTGATAGCGCTTTACATGGCTGCAAATCCCAGAAAAAATAAGTAA
- the COX7A2L gene encoding cytochrome c oxidase subunit 7A2-like, mitochondrial isoform X1: MKPGVLAGAELGIMYYKFSGFTQKLVGTAPTEAYSPQGLRPFIPPEASAPIFATPTKLPGDSASDNMFKNRVPELQKLFQVFRRTLQKPDGIPVHLKRGYTDRLLYRTTMALTVGGTIYCLIALYMAANPRKNK; this comes from the exons ATGAAGCCCGGCGTCCTAGCGGGGGCTGAGCTCGGTATCATGTATTACAAGTTCAGCGGCTTCACTCAGAAGTTGGTCGGCACGGCGCCGACGGAGGCATACAGCCCTCAG GGGTTACGACCATTTATTCCCCCTGAGGCTTCAGCACCCATTTTTGCAACACCAACAAAACTTCCAGGTGATTCAGCTTCTGATAACATGTTCAAGAACAGAGTGCCAGAGCTACAGAAACTTTTCCAGGTATTTAGGAGAACCTTACAG AAACCTGATGGCATACCTGTCCACCTGAAGCGAGGATATACAGATAGACTTCTGTACCGAACCACTATGGCATTAACAGTTGGAGGGACCATTTATTGTCTGATAGCGCTTTACATGGCTGCAAATCCCAGAAAAAATAAGTAA